The region AGCATTATATATTACCATACCATTAGCAGCAATACTGGCTTTAATCTTTTTGGGATTGTTTTTTTGGTCTGTGAAAACTAAACAATATGATGATACTGAATATATTGCTCATAAAATGATCTTGGATGATGATGATGATTATGATAAAACCATAAAGAAGTTGTAAGAGTTTATGGAAATTTCAATCCAATACCAAAACGATAAAAGAGCAAAACTATATTTAATAGAAGGTGGTAAACTCAAAAAAGAAGCAAAAAAGAAAAAACTGCTGAAGTTTTTATATAAGCTTATTTTGTATATTATATTTGTTTCAATAGTTTCGTTTGTTGTCTATCGATATATTCAACTTGTTAGACCATCATGAGTATTCGATGTTATCATTGTGGTGATGTAGTAACTAATCATGAACATATAATCAAGAACGAACAAGAAACCTTATATTTTTGTTGTAATGGATGTAAACAAGCTTACTTATTCATTAACAGTATAGGCTATGGTTCCTATTATCTGAAGAGAGAAGATTATGCTGAAAAACCTAAAGAAAATGTCGAATTTAGTATTTTTGAATTTATAGAAAAACAGCTCCCCGAAAAAAGTCTTCAAGATACATCATACCAAATAACTAAATTTAAAGAAAGTAATTTTTATATCAAAGGTTTACACTGTGCTTCTTGTGTTTGGATTAATGAAAAAGTGGTTTCTTCCTTGGATGGAGTATTAGAGGTAAATGTTTCTTACTCAGCCAATCGAATTTACTTAAAGTGGGATCCTACAAGAATTTCTCTAAAAGATATTGTAAAAAATATATATAAAATCGGTTATGAAGTAATTCCCATCGATGAAAAATTAGAACAACCCCAGAAATGGAAAAGTGATAAGCTCCTCAAGAAGATGGCAGTTGCAGGTTTCTTTACTGGAAATAACATGCTTATTAGTGCAGCTCTTTATGCGGGATATTTTGATTATATTGATCCCTTCATGAAGCAATTTTTACATTATATAAGTTTTTTCTTTGCTACACCTGTTTTTTTTTATAGTGCTACCGAATTTTTTCGCTCAGCCTTTTATTCTTTGAAGCACAGAATCTTAGGAATGGATATTTTGACAAGTGCAGGTATAACTCTCGCTTATGTTTATAGTATTTACATAACTTTCACCCATCAAGTTGATAAAGAAGTATTTTTTGATGCTATTTGTTTTGTTGTATTTGCAATTTTGACAGGTAGGTTTATAGAAAGTCGACTCAAACTAAGGACCTATCATCATACTTCTAATTTAGTTTCGTTGCTTCCTTCAATTGTAAGAAAGTTGAAAAATTATCATTATATTCAAATCGTTGGTAATACATTTTTCTTAAATTCAGAACAAATTGACATCAAAGAAAATGATTTTGAATTCACAAATATTGATTTGGTAGAAAAAAACGACGTTATTCTTGTCTATCCGAATGAAATCGTTCCTTTGGACTCTAGACTTTTAAACGAGAGTGCAGAAGTAGAAGAAGCTTCTCTGACGGGGGAATTCAAACCCATATTGAAAGTTCAAGATCAGTTCATTATTTCAGGCTCAAAAAATATCTCACCATCAATTCTTTTTCTTCAAGTGATCAATACCAAAAAAGAAAGCACAATTTCCAAAATCCTCCAAATGGCAGAAGATAGTATCAAAGATAAGTCTCGGGCAGAGAGCTTAGCCGAGAGAGCTTCGGCCATTTTTATTGGTTTTGTTTTGATCT is a window of Leptospiraceae bacterium DNA encoding:
- the ccoS gene encoding cbb3-type cytochrome oxidase assembly protein CcoS, which translates into the protein MEALYITIPLAAILALIFLGLFFWSVKTKQYDDTEYIAHKMILDDDDDYDKTIKKL
- a CDS encoding heavy metal translocating P-type ATPase; this encodes MSIRCYHCGDVVTNHEHIIKNEQETLYFCCNGCKQAYLFINSIGYGSYYLKREDYAEKPKENVEFSIFEFIEKQLPEKSLQDTSYQITKFKESNFYIKGLHCASCVWINEKVVSSLDGVLEVNVSYSANRIYLKWDPTRISLKDIVKNIYKIGYEVIPIDEKLEQPQKWKSDKLLKKMAVAGFFTGNNMLISAALYAGYFDYIDPFMKQFLHYISFFFATPVFFYSATEFFRSAFYSLKHRILGMDILTSAGITLAYVYSIYITFTHQVDKEVFFDAICFVVFAILTGRFIESRLKLRTYHHTSNLVSLLPSIVRKLKNYHYIQIVGNTFFLNSEQIDIKENDFEFTNIDLVEKNDVILVYPNEIVPLDSRLLNESAEVEEASLTGEFKPILKVQDQFIISGSKNISPSILFLQVINTKKESTISKILQMAEDSIKDKSRAESLAERASAIFIGFVLILSGIVFTFWYFYRNDLPNAILITLSTLIVACPCALSLSIPTAVLAGVQKLFSWGCLVKNSTSLELLGTAKIVAFDKTGTLTYGNFSFESILSFIPEKDLYEIIKVINQYQKMILLQHPITTSFIHLEKNWSSLKLQLLKNPYENQDLDIQSLDKEKYEIQYVSGSGIKLSNSKFCLYLGSRKWFFENEFLIEDEWDFQEGVVEVFLGFERKLKNEKNVLAIFLLRDTIKENAKELIFEINKNFKTVLLTGDNEKNARWVSQQIGIHEVHHSLKPEEKAKIIKELQKNAKVLMIGDGINDTIALKQADLGISFVDASKLALYSSEILLLNPNLLVIKNMIDLSRYTLRKMKQNLFLSFLYNTLLLPLAMIGFINPFVGSVFMSLSSITVVANSLTILKFQPKNLTYLR